In one Agrobacterium tumefaciens genomic region, the following are encoded:
- a CDS encoding phosphoenolpyruvate carboxykinase: MNELGVHNPANGVAELGLGEASRVFYNLNESELYEEAIRNGEAELTIDGALRAVTGQHTGRSPKDKFVVRDASTENTIWWDNNKPLSPENFELLRKDMLAHAAGKTLYVQDLIGGADEENALPTRVVTELAWHSLFIRNLLIRPKREKLSGFKQKLTIINLPSFKADPARHGVRTETIIACDLTNGLILIGGTSYAGENKKSVFTALNYLLPAKGVMPMHCSANVGPEGDSAVFFGLSGTGKTTLSADPSRTLIGDDEHGWGEHGIFNFEGGCYAKAIKLSAEAEPEIYAATRRFGTVLENVVLDENRVPDFNDNSLTENTRSAYPLHFIPNASETGIAGHPKTIIMLTADAFGVLPPIARLTPEQAMYHFLSGYTAKVAGTEKGVTEPEATFSTCFGAPFMPRHPAEYGNLLRELIGKHGVDCWLVNTGWTGGAYGIGKRMPIKATRALLTAALTGELKGAEFRTDANFGFAVPLSLDGVDSAILDPRSTWADGAAYDAQAKKLVSMFVTNFTKFEDHVDSKVRDAAPGLLLAAE, encoded by the coding sequence ATGAACGAGCTTGGGGTTCATAATCCTGCCAATGGAGTTGCGGAACTCGGACTGGGCGAGGCCTCCCGCGTCTTTTATAACCTCAATGAGAGCGAATTATACGAAGAGGCGATCCGCAACGGCGAGGCTGAACTGACCATCGATGGTGCGCTGCGCGCCGTCACCGGTCAGCATACGGGCCGCTCGCCGAAGGATAAGTTCGTCGTTCGTGATGCCTCCACCGAGAACACCATCTGGTGGGATAACAATAAGCCGCTGTCGCCGGAGAATTTCGAGCTGCTGCGCAAGGACATGCTGGCCCATGCCGCCGGCAAGACGCTTTACGTGCAGGATCTTATCGGCGGCGCCGATGAGGAAAATGCGCTGCCGACACGCGTCGTCACCGAACTTGCCTGGCATTCGCTGTTCATCCGCAATCTGCTGATCCGTCCGAAGCGGGAGAAGCTTTCGGGCTTCAAACAGAAGCTGACCATCATCAACCTGCCGAGCTTCAAGGCCGATCCGGCGCGTCACGGCGTGCGTACGGAAACCATCATCGCCTGCGATCTCACCAATGGTCTCATCCTGATCGGCGGCACCTCCTATGCCGGCGAAAACAAGAAGTCCGTCTTCACGGCCCTGAATTATCTCCTGCCGGCCAAGGGTGTCATGCCGATGCATTGCTCGGCCAATGTCGGTCCTGAGGGTGATTCCGCCGTGTTCTTCGGCCTCTCCGGCACCGGCAAGACCACGCTGTCGGCTGATCCGTCGCGCACGCTGATCGGCGATGACGAGCATGGCTGGGGCGAGCACGGCATCTTCAACTTTGAAGGCGGCTGCTACGCCAAAGCGATCAAGCTCTCGGCCGAAGCCGAGCCGGAAATCTACGCCGCGACCCGCCGTTTCGGCACGGTTCTCGAAAACGTCGTTCTGGACGAAAACCGTGTTCCGGATTTCAACGACAACTCGCTGACGGAAAACACCCGCAGCGCCTATCCGCTGCACTTCATTCCGAATGCATCGGAAACGGGCATTGCCGGCCATCCGAAGACGATCATCATGCTGACGGCGGATGCATTCGGTGTGCTGCCGCCGATCGCGCGTCTGACGCCGGAACAGGCCATGTATCACTTCCTCTCCGGCTACACCGCAAAGGTTGCCGGCACGGAAAAGGGCGTGACCGAGCCGGAAGCCACCTTCTCCACCTGCTTCGGCGCACCCTTCATGCCGCGTCACCCGGCGGAATATGGCAATCTGCTGCGCGAGCTGATCGGCAAGCATGGCGTCGATTGCTGGCTGGTCAACACCGGCTGGACGGGCGGTGCTTACGGCATCGGCAAGCGCATGCCCATCAAGGCGACCCGCGCGCTTCTGACGGCCGCCCTTACCGGTGAGCTCAAGGGTGCCGAATTCCGCACCGATGCGAATTTCGGTTTCGCCGTGCCGCTGTCGCTGGATGGCGTCGACAGCGCGATCCTCGATCCGCGTTCGACCTGGGCCGATGGCGCAGCTTACGATGCGCAGGCGAAGAAGCTGGTTTCCATGTTCGTCACGAACTTCACCAAGTTCGAAGATCATGTCGACAGCAAGGTTCGCGACGCTGCACCTGGCCTGCTGCTCGCGGCTGAATGA
- the hisA gene encoding 1-(5-phosphoribosyl)-5-[(5-phosphoribosylamino)methylideneamino]imidazole-4-carboxamide isomerase, with protein MILFPAIDLKDGQCVRLKLGDMEQATVYNEDPGAQAKAFEDQGFEWLHVVDLNGAFAGQTVNGEAVDAILKATKNPVQLGGGIRTLDHIEAWLSRGLARVILGTVAVRDPVLVIEACKRFPGQVAVGIDAKGGKVAVEGWAEASELGVIELAKRFEGAGVAAIIYTDIDRDGILAGINWASTLELANAVSIPVIASGGLASIDDIKRMLQPDAAKLEGAISGRALYDGRIDPTEALALIKAAKEVNA; from the coding sequence ATGATTCTTTTTCCCGCAATCGACCTTAAAGACGGCCAGTGCGTTCGCCTGAAACTCGGCGATATGGAGCAGGCCACCGTCTATAACGAGGACCCCGGCGCGCAGGCGAAAGCCTTCGAGGATCAGGGCTTCGAATGGCTGCATGTCGTTGATCTCAACGGCGCCTTTGCCGGCCAGACAGTCAATGGCGAGGCGGTCGACGCCATTCTGAAAGCCACGAAAAACCCGGTGCAGCTTGGCGGCGGCATCCGTACGCTCGACCACATCGAAGCGTGGCTCAGCCGTGGGCTTGCCCGTGTCATTCTCGGCACCGTGGCGGTTCGTGATCCGGTTCTGGTCATCGAAGCCTGCAAGCGTTTCCCCGGCCAGGTCGCCGTCGGCATCGATGCCAAGGGCGGCAAAGTCGCTGTTGAAGGCTGGGCAGAGGCGTCCGAACTCGGCGTCATCGAACTGGCCAAACGTTTCGAAGGTGCCGGCGTCGCGGCCATCATCTACACCGATATTGATCGCGACGGCATTCTGGCCGGCATCAACTGGGCTTCGACGCTGGAACTGGCGAATGCCGTGTCGATCCCGGTCATCGCCTCCGGCGGTCTCGCATCCATCGATGACATAAAGCGCATGTTGCAGCCCGATGCCGCAAAGCTCGAAGGCGCAATTTCCGGCCGCGCCCTTTACGACGGCCGCATCGATCCCACCGAGGCGCTTGCCCTCATCAAGGCTGCGAAGGAGGTAAACGCATGA
- a CDS encoding DUF1402 family protein, translating to MRKTLLAFAAALTFTVVSSSYAEAATVVPPGNRNAEQPGVPGASARRTKASNSSFDRKYQKVIDLLSSDKALIAKIKSTAGRYGIDPIHMIGAIVGEHTYNVDAYDRLQSYYVKAASYAGNSFRFGYKDETIAQFLAHSQFAKCQSKKDSYSLWNCREDVWEDSFRGKTVDGVAYPNNRFSAVFFQPFYAGQTFGLGQINPLTALMLSDMVSRTSGYEKLDENDATAVYTAIMDPDRSLAFMAASIRKSIDDYRSIADMDISKNPGVTSTLYNVGGSQQRAAALAQKNRQRASGGEQPLLPEENYYGWLVNDRIKDLQALL from the coding sequence GTGCGCAAAACTCTTCTGGCATTTGCCGCTGCTTTGACGTTCACCGTCGTCTCGTCTTCTTATGCCGAGGCTGCGACGGTCGTTCCACCGGGCAATCGCAATGCCGAACAGCCGGGCGTTCCTGGGGCTTCTGCGCGCAGGACCAAGGCGTCCAACAGCTCTTTCGACCGTAAATATCAGAAGGTGATCGACCTTCTGTCCTCTGACAAGGCGCTGATCGCCAAGATCAAGTCGACTGCCGGGCGCTACGGTATCGATCCGATCCATATGATCGGCGCGATCGTCGGCGAACACACTTATAATGTCGACGCCTATGACCGGCTGCAGTCCTATTACGTCAAGGCGGCCTCTTATGCGGGCAACAGCTTCCGTTTCGGCTATAAGGACGAAACCATCGCGCAGTTTCTGGCCCATTCGCAATTTGCCAAATGCCAGTCTAAAAAGGATTCCTACAGTCTCTGGAACTGTCGGGAAGATGTCTGGGAAGACAGTTTCCGTGGCAAGACGGTGGATGGCGTCGCTTATCCGAACAACCGTTTCAGCGCTGTATTCTTCCAGCCCTTTTATGCCGGTCAGACTTTCGGTCTTGGCCAGATCAATCCGCTGACGGCACTGATGCTGTCGGATATGGTGTCGAGAACGTCGGGCTATGAGAAGCTGGATGAGAATGACGCTACCGCCGTTTACACGGCGATCATGGACCCTGACCGCTCGCTGGCCTTCATGGCAGCTTCGATCCGCAAGTCGATCGACGACTACAGATCGATTGCCGATATGGATATTTCAAAAAACCCGGGCGTAACCTCCACCCTTTATAATGTCGGTGGTTCGCAGCAGCGCGCAGCTGCCCTTGCCCAGAAGAACCGCCAGCGCGCCTCAGGCGGAGAGCAGCCCCTATTGCCGGAAGAAAACTATTACGGCTGGCTTGTGAATGACCGCATCAAGGATTTGCAGGCGCTTTTGTAG
- the hisF gene encoding imidazole glycerol phosphate synthase subunit HisF: MTLKARVIPCLDVKDGRVVKGVNFVDLIDAGDPVEAAKAYDAAGADELCFLDITASSDNRDTIFDVVSRTADHCFMPVTVGGGVRSVADIRKLLLCGADKVSINSAAVKDPDFVAQAADKFGNQCIVVSIDAKRVSKDREIDRWEIFTHGGRQPTGIDAVEFAIKMVERGAGELLVTSMDRDGTKSGYDIGLTRSIADQVRVPVIASGGVGTLDDLVAGVRDGHATAVLAASIFHFGTYSIGQAKTYMAEHGIAMRLD; encoded by the coding sequence ATGACCCTCAAAGCCCGCGTTATTCCCTGCCTGGATGTGAAAGACGGCCGTGTCGTCAAGGGCGTGAACTTCGTCGACCTGATCGATGCCGGCGACCCGGTCGAGGCGGCGAAGGCCTATGATGCGGCGGGAGCGGACGAACTCTGCTTCCTCGACATCACCGCCTCCTCGGATAATCGCGACACGATCTTCGATGTCGTCTCGCGCACCGCAGATCATTGTTTCATGCCGGTAACGGTTGGCGGTGGGGTTCGCAGTGTTGCGGATATCCGCAAGCTGCTTCTGTGCGGCGCCGACAAGGTCTCGATCAATTCCGCAGCCGTCAAGGATCCGGATTTCGTGGCGCAGGCGGCCGACAAGTTCGGCAACCAGTGCATCGTTGTTTCCATCGACGCCAAGCGGGTGTCGAAAGATAGAGAAATCGACCGCTGGGAAATATTCACCCATGGTGGACGCCAGCCGACCGGGATCGATGCCGTGGAATTCGCCATCAAGATGGTCGAACGCGGCGCCGGCGAATTGCTGGTTACCTCGATGGATCGCGACGGCACCAAGAGCGGATACGATATTGGCCTGACGCGCAGCATTGCCGATCAGGTTCGCGTGCCCGTCATCGCCTCGGGCGGCGTCGGCACCCTGGATGATCTGGTGGCAGGTGTGCGTGATGGCCATGCGACAGCGGTACTCGCCGCCTCCATCTTCCACTTCGGCACCTATTCGATCGGGCAAGCCAAGACCTATATGGCCGAGCATGGCATCGCCATGCGTCTCGACTGA
- a CDS encoding type I pantothenate kinase, whose amino-acid sequence MPSTLDHFRPDEYSPYHFFSSEEWSKFRADTPLTLSADEVKRLRSLDDPIDLDEVRRIYLSLSRLLSSHVEASQLLFEQRNRFLNMGDVNKTPFVIGIAGSVAVGKSTTARILKELLARWPSSPKVDLITTDGFLYPNEVLRRENLMERKGFPESYDIGALLRFLSAIKAGQPNVKAPRYSHLTYDVLPNEFTVIDQPDILIFEGINVLQSRDLPAGGRIVPIVSDFFDFSIYIDADEDFIHNWYVNRFMNLRQTAFRDPNSFFNRYASISEEAALSIAEGLWQNINLKNLRQNIVPTRPRADLILRKGKNHLIDTVALRKL is encoded by the coding sequence ATGCCGAGCACACTCGATCATTTCCGACCAGATGAATATTCACCCTACCACTTCTTCAGTTCGGAAGAATGGTCGAAGTTTCGTGCCGACACGCCACTGACGCTTTCCGCCGACGAGGTCAAGCGACTGCGCTCACTGGACGATCCGATCGATCTGGACGAAGTGCGGCGCATCTATCTGTCGCTGTCGCGCCTGCTGTCTTCGCATGTGGAAGCGTCGCAGCTGCTGTTCGAGCAGCGCAACCGCTTCCTCAACATGGGGGATGTCAACAAGACGCCTTTCGTCATCGGTATTGCCGGTTCGGTGGCCGTTGGTAAATCGACGACGGCGCGTATCCTGAAGGAGCTTCTGGCCCGCTGGCCCTCCAGCCCGAAAGTCGATCTCATCACCACCGATGGCTTTCTTTACCCGAACGAGGTGCTGCGACGCGAGAACCTGATGGAGCGTAAGGGCTTTCCTGAAAGCTACGATATCGGTGCGCTCTTACGTTTCCTCTCGGCAATCAAGGCGGGCCAGCCCAATGTGAAGGCACCACGCTATTCACACCTAACCTATGACGTGCTGCCGAACGAATTCACCGTCATCGACCAGCCGGATATCCTGATCTTCGAAGGCATCAACGTCCTGCAATCGCGTGATCTACCCGCAGGCGGGCGGATCGTGCCGATCGTTTCGGATTTCTTTGATTTCTCGATCTATATCGATGCGGATGAGGACTTCATTCACAACTGGTATGTGAACCGGTTCATGAATCTGCGGCAAACCGCTTTCCGCGACCCGAATTCCTTCTTCAATCGCTATGCATCGATCAGCGAGGAAGCGGCGCTCAGCATTGCCGAGGGTCTCTGGCAGAATATCAACCTGAAGAACCTGCGCCAGAACATCGTGCCCACGCGCCCGCGCGCCGACCTTATCTTGCGCAAGGGAAAAAACCACCTGATCGACACGGTGGCGCTTCGCAAGTTGTGA
- a CDS encoding phosphoribosyl-ATP diphosphatase codes for MSAFSLSDLERIVATRAAASPDESWTAKLVAAGQERAAKKLGEEAVEAVIAAIAKDRDGLKNEAADLLYHLLVVLKIADIALDDVFAELERRTGQTGLAEKAARPNS; via the coding sequence ATGAGCGCATTTTCCCTTTCCGATCTGGAACGCATTGTCGCGACACGCGCCGCTGCCTCTCCTGACGAATCCTGGACGGCCAAGCTGGTTGCTGCCGGCCAGGAGCGTGCGGCGAAAAAACTGGGCGAAGAGGCTGTCGAAGCCGTTATCGCCGCTATCGCGAAGGATCGCGACGGGCTGAAAAACGAGGCCGCCGATCTGCTTTACCATCTGCTGGTGGTGCTGAAGATCGCCGACATTGCGTTGGACGATGTTTTTGCCGAGCTGGAGCGCCGGACGGGTCAAACCGGCCTTGCTGAAAAGGCAGCGAGGCCTAACTCATGA
- the hslU gene encoding ATP-dependent protease ATPase subunit HslU, whose product MTTFSPREIVSELDRFIIGQHEAKRAVAIALRNRWRRQQLDESLRDEVMPKNILMIGPTGVGKTEISRRLAKLAGAPFIKVEATKFTEVGYVGRDVEQIIRDLVEIGIGLVREKKRAEVQAKAHQSAEERVLDALVGATASPGTRESFRKKLRDGELDDKEIDIEVADSGSGMPGFEIPGMPGANIGVLNLSEMFGKAMGGRTKKVRTTVSKSYADLIRDESDKLLDNEMIQREAVKSVENDGIVFLDEIDKIAARDGGMGAGVSREGVQRDLLPLVEGTTVSTKYGPVKTDHVLFIASGAFHVAKPSDLLPELQGRLPIRVELKPLTKEDFRRILTETEASLIRQYKALMATEELDLDFTDDAIDALADVAVHLNSSVENIGARRLQTVMERVLDEISFNAPDRGGSAVKIDQDYVKKHVGDLAADTDLSRYIL is encoded by the coding sequence ATGACCACTTTTTCTCCCCGGGAAATCGTCTCGGAACTCGACCGCTTCATCATCGGCCAGCATGAGGCCAAACGTGCGGTGGCGATTGCGCTGCGTAACCGCTGGCGCCGCCAGCAGCTTGATGAGAGCCTGCGCGATGAAGTCATGCCGAAAAACATTCTCATGATCGGGCCGACCGGTGTCGGCAAGACGGAGATTTCGCGCCGCCTCGCGAAGCTCGCCGGTGCGCCCTTTATCAAGGTTGAGGCGACGAAATTCACCGAAGTCGGTTATGTCGGCCGCGATGTCGAACAGATCATCCGCGATCTGGTCGAGATCGGCATCGGCCTCGTGCGTGAAAAGAAGCGCGCCGAAGTACAGGCCAAGGCGCATCAGAGCGCCGAAGAGCGGGTGCTCGATGCGCTGGTTGGCGCAACCGCCTCGCCCGGCACGCGTGAAAGCTTCCGCAAGAAGCTGCGCGACGGCGAACTGGACGACAAGGAAATTGATATCGAAGTGGCGGATAGCGGCTCGGGCATGCCCGGTTTCGAAATTCCCGGCATGCCGGGCGCCAATATCGGCGTTCTCAACCTGTCGGAAATGTTCGGCAAGGCCATGGGCGGACGAACCAAGAAGGTGCGCACGACAGTATCGAAATCCTATGCCGATCTGATCCGCGATGAATCCGACAAGCTGCTCGACAATGAAATGATCCAGCGCGAGGCGGTGAAATCCGTCGAAAATGACGGCATCGTCTTCCTCGACGAAATCGACAAGATCGCCGCCCGCGACGGCGGCATGGGCGCCGGCGTTTCGCGCGAAGGCGTGCAGCGCGATTTGCTGCCGCTGGTCGAAGGAACAACGGTTTCGACGAAATACGGGCCGGTGAAGACAGACCACGTTCTCTTCATCGCATCGGGCGCTTTCCATGTGGCGAAGCCGTCGGATCTTCTGCCGGAGCTTCAGGGCCGTCTGCCGATCCGCGTCGAGCTGAAGCCGCTGACCAAGGAGGATTTCCGCCGTATCCTGACGGAGACGGAAGCCAGCCTCATCCGCCAGTACAAGGCGCTGATGGCGACGGAAGAACTTGACCTCGATTTCACCGATGACGCGATCGATGCGCTGGCCGATGTGGCCGTTCATCTCAACTCCTCGGTTGAGAATATCGGTGCGCGCCGCCTCCAGACGGTGATGGAGCGGGTTCTGGACGAGATTTCCTTCAATGCACCGGATCGCGGCGGTTCCGCCGTCAAGATCGATCAGGACTATGTCAAAAAACATGTCGGCGATCTTGCTGCCGATACGGACTTGTCCCGCTATATTCTTTGA
- a CDS encoding DUF2628 domain-containing protein: protein MTSYLVLEAPNGPDRDHKTTRFIADRFVWLALIAPWLWLAINRLWLAATVVFIALLLAGQASMLPGFEPAGILCGFAIALITALEGRNFLARHLVRKGWKMTSIVSAPDLSSAEEIYFSGLGENTEWAEQLSQPVWTPSPQKSGDKNFVNDPAGSFLFDLNGRR, encoded by the coding sequence ATGACAAGCTATCTCGTTCTGGAAGCCCCCAACGGGCCGGACAGGGACCACAAGACGACCCGCTTCATCGCAGACCGTTTTGTCTGGCTGGCGCTGATCGCACCCTGGTTGTGGCTTGCTATAAACCGGCTGTGGCTCGCCGCAACCGTCGTTTTCATCGCCCTTCTTCTGGCCGGGCAGGCATCAATGTTACCCGGATTCGAACCGGCGGGCATTTTGTGTGGTTTCGCCATCGCCCTCATCACGGCGCTGGAGGGACGCAATTTCCTTGCCCGGCATCTTGTCCGTAAAGGCTGGAAGATGACATCCATCGTTTCCGCCCCTGATCTTTCGAGTGCCGAAGAGATATATTTCTCCGGTCTCGGCGAAAACACCGAGTGGGCGGAACAGCTGTCCCAGCCGGTCTGGACCCCTTCGCCGCAAAAGAGCGGCGACAAAAACTTCGTCAACGATCCCGCCGGATCGTTTCTTTTCGACTTGAATGGAAGGCGCTGA
- the arfB gene encoding aminoacyl-tRNA hydrolase: MASDALYISNRITIAGWELTEQFVLAGGPGGQNVNKVSTAVQLFFDIANSPSLPDRVKTNALRLGGRRVSKDGVLMIEASRFRSQERNREDARERLKELILEAAAPPPPVRKATKPTKGSVERRLKAKSGRSDVKKMRGKPSGE, translated from the coding sequence ATGGCCAGCGACGCGCTTTACATCAGCAACCGTATCACCATCGCCGGCTGGGAGCTGACGGAGCAATTTGTGCTGGCCGGCGGTCCGGGCGGCCAGAACGTCAATAAGGTCTCGACGGCGGTCCAGCTGTTTTTCGACATTGCCAATTCCCCCTCCCTGCCGGACCGGGTGAAGACCAATGCCCTGCGTCTGGGCGGCAGGCGTGTTTCGAAAGACGGCGTGCTGATGATAGAGGCGAGCCGGTTTCGCAGCCAGGAGCGCAATCGCGAAGACGCGCGCGAAAGGCTCAAGGAACTGATCCTCGAAGCCGCCGCCCCGCCGCCGCCGGTGCGCAAGGCCACCAAGCCGACCAAGGGGTCCGTCGAACGCCGCCTCAAGGCAAAGTCCGGACGTTCGGATGTCAAGAAAATGCGCGGCAAGCCGTCAGGTGAATAG
- the hslV gene encoding ATP-dependent protease subunit HslV, translating to MTTIITVRKGGKVVMAGDGQVSLGQTVMKGNARKVRRIGKGEVIAGFAGATADAFTLLDRLEKKLEQYPGQLMRAAVELAKDWRTDKYLRNLEAMMLVADKSTTLAITGNGDVLEPEHGAIAIGSGGNYAFAAARAMMDTDKSAEDVARQSLDIAADICVYTNHNLVVETLDAE from the coding sequence ATGACAACGATTATTACAGTCAGGAAGGGCGGCAAGGTCGTCATGGCTGGCGATGGTCAGGTAAGCCTCGGCCAGACCGTCATGAAGGGCAATGCCCGCAAGGTTCGCCGCATTGGCAAGGGTGAAGTGATTGCCGGTTTTGCCGGCGCGACGGCGGATGCTTTCACGCTGCTTGACCGTCTTGAAAAGAAACTCGAGCAATATCCCGGCCAGCTTATGCGCGCCGCTGTAGAACTCGCCAAGGACTGGCGCACGGATAAATATTTGCGCAATCTCGAAGCCATGATGCTGGTGGCCGATAAATCCACCACGCTCGCCATCACCGGCAATGGCGATGTGCTGGAGCCCGAGCACGGCGCGATCGCCATCGGTTCCGGCGGCAATTATGCCTTTGCGGCTGCCCGCGCCATGATGGATACGGATAAATCGGCTGAGGACGTGGCGCGCCAGTCGCTCGATATCGCCGCCGATATCTGCGTTTATACCAATCACAATCTCGTCGTCGAAACGCTCGACGCCGAATAA
- the hisH gene encoding imidazole glycerol phosphate synthase subunit HisH produces the protein MRVAIIDYGSGNLRSATKAFERAAREAGINATIDLTDKPDHVASADRIVLPGVGAYADCRAGLDAVPGMHEALIEAVEKKAHPFLGICVGMQLMSSRGLEKTVSKGLGWIEGDVVEMTPSDPSLKIPQIGWNTLEIRHAHPLFDGIKTGADGLHAYFVHSYHLAAKHSTDVIATTNYGGAMTAFVGRDNMAGAQFHPEKSQTLGLALISNFLRWKP, from the coding sequence ATGCGTGTCGCGATCATCGACTACGGTTCGGGCAATCTGCGTTCGGCCACCAAAGCTTTCGAGCGTGCCGCCCGTGAAGCCGGCATCAATGCAACCATCGACCTGACCGACAAGCCGGATCATGTCGCCTCGGCGGATCGCATCGTTCTGCCGGGCGTCGGCGCCTATGCGGATTGCCGCGCCGGTCTTGACGCCGTTCCCGGCATGCATGAAGCGCTCATCGAAGCCGTGGAGAAAAAGGCCCATCCGTTCCTTGGTATCTGCGTCGGCATGCAGCTGATGTCCTCGCGCGGGCTGGAAAAGACTGTCAGCAAGGGCCTTGGCTGGATCGAAGGCGATGTCGTGGAAATGACGCCGTCCGATCCGAGCCTGAAGATTCCGCAGATCGGCTGGAACACGCTGGAAATCCGTCACGCCCACCCACTATTCGACGGTATCAAGACCGGCGCGGACGGATTGCACGCCTATTTCGTACATTCCTATCATCTGGCAGCCAAGCATTCGACGGATGTCATCGCCACCACCAATTACGGTGGCGCGATGACGGCTTTCGTCGGGCGCGACAATATGGCGGGCGCACAGTTCCACCCGGAAAAAAGCCAGACGCTCGGCCTTGCCCTGATTTCCAATTTCCTGCGCTGGAAGCCCTGA
- the hisB gene encoding imidazoleglycerol-phosphate dehydratase HisB: MAERKGEIIRKTNETSVSVRVDIDGTGKSKISTGVGFFDHMLDQLSRHSLIDMEIEVEGDLHIDDHHTVEDTGIAIGQAIASALGDRRGIARYASLDLAMDETMTKAAVDISGRPFLVWNVNFSAPKIGTFDTELVREFFQALAQNAGITLHILNHYGANNHHIAETCFKAVARVLRTATEIDPRQAGRVPSTKGMLA; this comes from the coding sequence ATGGCAGAACGTAAAGGCGAGATTATCCGCAAGACCAACGAAACCTCGGTTTCGGTGCGCGTGGATATCGACGGCACCGGCAAATCGAAAATTTCCACCGGCGTGGGATTTTTCGACCATATGCTGGACCAGCTCAGCCGCCATTCGCTGATCGACATGGAGATCGAGGTAGAGGGCGACCTGCACATCGATGACCACCACACGGTGGAAGATACCGGTATTGCCATCGGCCAGGCGATTGCCAGCGCGCTGGGCGACCGGCGCGGCATTGCCCGTTATGCCTCGCTCGATCTTGCCATGGACGAAACGATGACCAAGGCCGCCGTCGATATTTCCGGCCGGCCTTTCCTCGTCTGGAACGTCAATTTTTCCGCGCCGAAGATCGGCACCTTCGATACGGAACTGGTGCGTGAATTCTTCCAGGCGCTGGCGCAGAATGCCGGCATCACATTGCATATCCTGAACCATTACGGCGCCAACAACCATCATATCGCCGAAACATGCTTCAAGGCCGTTGCCCGCGTTCTTCGCACGGCAACCGAGATCGACCCCCGGCAGGCAGGCCGCGTTCCCTCCACGAAGGGCATGCTGGCCTGA
- the lysM gene encoding peptidoglycan-binding protein LysM, protein MGLFNFIKEAGKKLGIGGGDDAPDVEAVKKELASHDLGTDKVQVEVVDDKVVLKGEVADQSVFEKAVIAVGNTLGISKVEAGELKVAEAPAKEPVFYTVKKGDNLWKIAEAQYGKANGAKNNIIFEANKPMLTHPDKIYPGQVLRIPELA, encoded by the coding sequence ATGGGTCTGTTCAATTTCATCAAGGAAGCGGGAAAGAAGCTTGGTATCGGCGGCGGCGATGATGCTCCCGATGTCGAAGCGGTCAAGAAGGAACTCGCTTCTCACGATCTCGGCACGGACAAGGTTCAGGTCGAGGTGGTGGACGACAAGGTCGTCCTGAAGGGCGAAGTGGCCGATCAGTCGGTTTTCGAAAAGGCGGTCATCGCGGTTGGCAATACGCTTGGCATTTCCAAGGTCGAGGCCGGCGAGCTGAAAGTGGCCGAAGCGCCGGCGAAAGAACCCGTCTTTTACACGGTCAAGAAGGGCGATAACCTCTGGAAGATCGCAGAGGCCCAGTACGGCAAGGCAAATGGCGCGAAGAACAATATCATCTTCGAAGCCAACAAGCCGATGCTGACCCATCCGGATAAAATCTATCCGGGTCAGGTCCTGCGTATTCCTGAGCTTGCGTAA